Proteins encoded in a region of the Zea mays cultivar B73 chromosome 4, Zm-B73-REFERENCE-NAM-5.0, whole genome shotgun sequence genome:
- the LOC100276332 gene encoding uncharacterized protein LOC100276332 precursor: MAMFARPLLATLLLLPAFLLSAASAADSKSNPADELVALINSNRTAGKASSVSDNQGLGCIALQYIKAYEGHCDQVDDKKPMESSFTDTFAPTCGVQATTLSKITGRLVACQSQYLAPAEAFGVLLVNDAKGLQILRSKNHTEVGAAVSGTDGGGPYFWCVLFSDGKPTTSFKVDGEVPKAAIHPGCFSGNNDDCSGPTNGAVLTSAGALRLVTAILFAVAAL; this comes from the exons ATGGCGATGTTCGCGCGGCCGCTGCTGGCCaccctgctgctgctgccggcgttcctgctctctGCCgcctcggccgccgacagcaaga GCAACCCTGCTGATGAGCTCGTGGCACTGATCAACAGCAACCGCACTGCTGGCAAGGCATCTTCTGTTTCGGACAACCAAGGTTTGGGATGCATCGCTCTGCAGTACATCAAAGCATACGAAGGCCATTGTGACCAGGTGGACGACAAGAAGCCGATGGAGTCAAGCTTCACCGACACGTTCGCCCCGACCTGTGGCGTCCAGGCCACAACCCTCTCCAAGATCACCGGAAGGCTGGTGGCTTGCCAGTCCCAGTACTTGGCTCCAGCTGAGGCCTTTGGCGTCTTGTTGGTGAACGACGCGAAGGGCCTCCAGATACTGCGCAGCAAGAACCACACGGAGGTCGGGGCGGCTGTGAGCGGCACCGATGGCGGTGGACCGTACTTCTGGTGCGTCCTGTTCAGTGACGGCAAGCCGACTACCAGCTTCAAGGTGGATGGCGAAGTGCCGAAGGCAGCCATCCACCCGGGATGCTTCAGTGGCAACAATGACGACTGCTCGGGCCCCACAAATGGCGCCGTTTTGACCAGTGCTGGTGCGCTGAGGCTGGTGACGGCCATTCTTTTTGCTGTAGCTGCTTTGTGA